The following are from one region of the Biomphalaria glabrata chromosome 4, xgBioGlab47.1, whole genome shotgun sequence genome:
- the LOC106058954 gene encoding UDP-xylose and UDP-N-acetylglucosamine transporter-like — MHPAIPISLVFIGCCSNVIFLEELVKVYPHSGNAITFMAFVFNCLEGLFITTRFLTKPSSIPIRYYILMVAFFFIVQTLNNYTFGFNISMPLHMIFRAGSLIANLVLGVVILKKQYKVTKYLSVVLITLGIAICTIASANQNEKMASHTGDAAYDYMIWVIGLVLLVLSLFLSARMGIFQEQTYAKFGKHPSEALFYNHFLPLPGFLLIASDILSTFREFNQSAPYTLSFISVTLPWAWIWLFYNTVSQFVCIKSVFILTTECSSLTVTLVVTLRKFISLVFSIMYFKNPFTVYHWFGAALVFLGTLMFVDIFNRFEFYRKMEDALSSEKKKVKE; from the exons ATGCATCCAGCCATTCCAATTTCCCTTGTCTTCATTGGCTGTTGCAGCAATGTTATCTTTTTGGAAGAACTTGTCAA AGTCTATCCTCACAGTGGCAATGCTATCACTTTTATGGCTTTTGTTTTCAACTGTCTGGAAGGTTTATTTATTACTACAAGATTTCTAACAAAGCCATCGTCTATACCCATTAG GTATTACATTTTAATGGTTGCATTCTTTTTCATCGTCCAGACTCTAAACAACTACACTTTTGGATTTAATATATCAATGCCTCTACATATGATCTTTAGAGCA GGTTCTCTTATAGCAAACCTTGTACTTGGcgttgtaatattaaagaaacA ATATAAAGTCACCAAATATTTGTCAGTTGTACTTATAACTTTGGGTATAGCTATATGCACTATTGCCTCAGCTAACCAAAAT GAAAAAATGGCCAGTCACACAGGGGATGCTGCCTATGACTACATGATTTGGGTGATTG GTTTGGTTCTGTTAGTCCTATCCTTGTTTCTCTCAGCTAGAATGGGAATATTCCAGGAGCAGACATATGCAAAGTTTGGCAAGCATCCATCCGAggctttgttttataat CACTTCTTGCCTCTACCAGGATTTTTATTAATAGCTTCAGATATACTCAGTACTTTCAGGGAATTCAATCAGTCag cTCCCTACACTTTGTCTTTCATCAGTGTGACTTTGCCCTGGGCTTGGATTTGGTTATTTTACAACACAGTATCTCA ATTTGTGTGTATCAAAAGTGTCTTCATCCTTACAACGGAATGCTCGTCACTGACTGTCACATTGGTAGTAACCTTGAGAAAGTTCATCAGTCTTGTCTTCTCCATAATGTACTTCAAGAACCCTTTTACTGTATACCATTGGTTCGGAGCTGCCCTAGTGTTCCTCGGCACCCTCATGTTTGTAGATATCTTCAACAGGTTTGAATTTTACCGCAAAATGGAAGACGCTTTGTCCTCGGAGAAGAAAAAGGTGAAAGAGTAA